A genomic window from Lotus japonicus ecotype B-129 chromosome 1, LjGifu_v1.2 includes:
- the LOC130730403 gene encoding protein MODIFIER OF SNC1 11 isoform X2 encodes MASSPNDTTPTQENPNKTLEPEEEAEEPTPPQSEPQSQPDPIAAEPETEPEPEPEPASDAPLSDVQKKMRRAERFGITVQLSEKEKRNSRAERFGTVSASSQGSEASKSEDLKRKARAERFGMPTPSTGADEDAKKKARLARFAPPSKVDPLEEDKRKARALRFSNASSTPIPQVNGEGNVEPAAIAGNAGGGT; translated from the exons ATGGCGTCCTCTCCCAACGACACCACCCCCACACAGGAAAACCCTAACAAAACCCTAGAACCCGAAGAAGAAGCCGAAGAACCCACCCCACCCCAATCCGAACCCCAATCCCAACCAGATCCAATCGCCGCCGAACCTGAAACTGAACccgaaccagaaccagaacccgCCAGCGATGCTCCTCTCTCCGATGTTCAGAAGAAGATGCGCCGCGCTGAGCGATTCGGGATTACCGTCCAGTTATCCGAGAAAGAGAAGCGCAATTCTCGTGCAGAAAG GTTTGGTACTGTGTCCGCATCATCGCAGGGATCAGAGGCATCGAAATCGGAGGATCTGAAGAGGAAGGCTAGGGCTGAGAG GTTTGGAATGCCTACTCCTTCTACTGGTGCTGATGAAGATGCAAAGAAGAAAGCTCGTCTTGCTAGGTTTGCACCACCTTCTAAGGTTGATCCTTTGGAGGAAGATAAAAGGAAAGCAAGAGCACTCAG ATTTTCGAATGCATCATCAACTCCTATACCTCAAGTCAATGGAGAGGGGAATGTTGAACCT GCAGCTATTGCGGGCAATGCTGGAGGAGGGACCTGA
- the LOC130730403 gene encoding protein MODIFIER OF SNC1 11 isoform X1 produces MASSPNDTTPTQENPNKTLEPEEEAEEPTPPQSEPQSQPDPIAAEPETEPEPEPEPASDAPLSDVQKKMRRAERFGITVQLSEKEKRNSRAERFGTVSASSQGSEASKSEDLKRKARAERFGMPTPSTGADEDAKKKARLARFAPPSKVDPLEEDKRKARALRFSNASSTPIPQVNGEGNVEPKAAIAGNAGGGT; encoded by the exons ATGGCGTCCTCTCCCAACGACACCACCCCCACACAGGAAAACCCTAACAAAACCCTAGAACCCGAAGAAGAAGCCGAAGAACCCACCCCACCCCAATCCGAACCCCAATCCCAACCAGATCCAATCGCCGCCGAACCTGAAACTGAACccgaaccagaaccagaacccgCCAGCGATGCTCCTCTCTCCGATGTTCAGAAGAAGATGCGCCGCGCTGAGCGATTCGGGATTACCGTCCAGTTATCCGAGAAAGAGAAGCGCAATTCTCGTGCAGAAAG GTTTGGTACTGTGTCCGCATCATCGCAGGGATCAGAGGCATCGAAATCGGAGGATCTGAAGAGGAAGGCTAGGGCTGAGAG GTTTGGAATGCCTACTCCTTCTACTGGTGCTGATGAAGATGCAAAGAAGAAAGCTCGTCTTGCTAGGTTTGCACCACCTTCTAAGGTTGATCCTTTGGAGGAAGATAAAAGGAAAGCAAGAGCACTCAG ATTTTCGAATGCATCATCAACTCCTATACCTCAAGTCAATGGAGAGGGGAATGTTGAACCT AAGGCAGCTATTGCGGGCAATGCTGGAGGAGGGACCTGA